A single Cucumis melo cultivar AY chromosome 4, USDA_Cmelo_AY_1.0, whole genome shotgun sequence DNA region contains:
- the LOC127148916 gene encoding uncharacterized protein LOC127148916, whose product MDEQTNDQVQAVRQDVEGLKDQLAKILELLTTGRGKSVTGISSQVEVDLNQVLEDMPAYPPGFTPQRSSSPRMTYPTQNPNPITQQENHASDPMSTPITESGKKISEEQGSRKRLEFLEERLRAIESADMYGSIDATQLCLISDVVIPPKFKTPDFEKYNGTTCPKSHLVMYCRKMSAYAHDDKLLIHCFQDSLVGPASRWYMQLDGSQVHRWKDLADSFLKQYKCNIDMAPDRLDLQRMEKKNVETFKEYAQRWRELAAQVRPPLTDKELMAMFINTLRAPYYDRMVGSVSTNFSNVITIGERIEFGVNNGRISDPASEIRRMMTPKKKEEEIHELSSTQRVVHVSPPTVGQTNYSYSYQNGGKSPFSQATQRNARNSWKQTYFDPIPMSYTELLPQLLKSHQVAIVPQEPLQPPYPKWYDPNVKCEYHAGVVGHSTENCFPLKTKVQSLVKAGWLKFKKIEEESDVNQNPLPNHEGPAINIVDTFTERYKNKVCDVTTSMNTLFQILRRAGYLSPRFNNDEGEKFGCANEKQCLFHPEIDDHFIEDCCEFKNEVQKLMDAKILLVGQMSMQEIEVDMIIDKETSNDTSITVISKNTISPNLLVSQFPPKFELNNWEIKRTLKVSKGSQK is encoded by the coding sequence ATGGATGAGCAAACCAATGATCAGGTTCAAGCAGTTCGTCAAGACGTTGAAGGATTGAAAGATCAATTGGCAAAGATCTTAGAACTGCTCACTACTGGAAGAGGAAAAAGTGTTACGGGGATTTCATCACAAGTGGAAGTAGATCTGAACCAGGTGCTAGAAGACATGCCTGCATACCCTCCAGGTTTTACTCCGCAAAGGTCGTCTAGTCCTCGCATGACTTATCCTACACAAAATCCTAATCCGATCACCCAACAGGAAAACCATGCGAGTGATCCAATGTCTACTCCAATTACAGAAAGTGGTAAGAAAATTTCAGAAGAGCAGGGTAGTAGAAAAAGACTGGAATTTCTAGAAGAAAGATTACGCGCCATTGAAAGTGCAGACATGTATGGGAGTATCGACGCAACACAACTATGTTTGATATCAGATGTGGTGATCCCTCCCAAATTCAAGACTCCAGATTTTGAGAAGTACAATGGAACCACGTGCCCAAAAAGTCATCTAGTTATGTACTGTCGGAAAATGTCAGCTTACGCTCATGATGATAAATTGTTGATTCATTGCTTCCAAGATAGCTTAGTCGGCCCGGCTTCTCGCTGGTACATGCAATTGGATGGTTCACAAGTGCATAGGTGGAAGGATCTTgctgattcttttttaaaacaatataagTGCAACATTGATATGGCACCCGATCGTCTGGATCTTCAgagaatggaaaaaaagaatgttgaaactTTTAAGGAATATGCACAACGATGGAGAGAGTTAGCTGCACAAGTGCGACCTCCCTTGACCGACAAAGAATTGATGGCTATGTTCATAAACACTCTTCGGGCCCCATATTATGATAGAATGGTTGGAAGTGTTTCAACTAATTTCTCAAACGTCATAACCATTGGGGAGAGGATTGAATTTGGAGTGAATAATGGAAGGATCTCTGATCCCGCTTCAGAGATAAGAAGAATGATGAccccaaagaaaaaagaagaagaaatacatGAGTTGAGCTCGACTCAAAGAGTAGTGCATGTATCCCCACCAACTGTGGGGCAGACAAATTACTCCTATAGTTATCAGAATGGAGGTAAAAGCCCATTCAGTCAGGCAACTCAGAGAAATGCAAGGAACAGTTGGAAGCAAACCTATTTTGATCCCATACCTATGTCATATACAGAGCTTTTGCCTCAACTTTTAAAGAGTCATCAAGTGGCTATCGTACCACAAGAGCCTTTGCAACCACCATATCCTAAGTGGTATGACCCCAACGTAAAATGTGAATATCATGCTGGGGTAGTTGGACATTCTACAGAGAACTGTTTTCCTTTGAAAACTAAAGTGCAAAGTCTAGTCAAGGCCGGATGGTTGAAATTCAAGAAGATAGAAGAAGAGTCTGACGTTAACCAGAACCCTTTACCGAATCATGAGGGTCCCGCCATAAATATTGTTGACACATTCACGGAAAGATACAAGAATAAGGTGTGTGATGTGACTACTTCAATGAATACACTTTTCCAAATCCTTCGTAGAGCTGGATATTTGTCACCAAGGTTTAACAATGATGAGGGGGAGAAGTTTGGATGCGCCAACGAGAAGCAGTGTTTATTCCACCCTGAGATAGATGACCATTTCATTGAAGATTGTTGTGAGTTCAAGAATGAGGTACAAAAGTTGATGGATGCAAAGATTCTCTTGGTAGGACAAATGAGCATGCAAGAAATCGAGGTTGATATGATTATTGATAAGGAAACTTCAAATGATACCTCAATTACGGTTATCTCCAAGAATACTATTTCGCCTAATCTATTGGTTTCTCAGTTTCCACCAAAATTTGAGTTGAACAATTGGGAGATCAAGAGGACGCTAAAAGTCTCTAAAGGATCACAAAAGTAA